In Tissierellales bacterium, a genomic segment contains:
- a CDS encoding TIM-barrel domain-containing protein, which translates to MFGKIRNFKVNENIVKVEFENIEAKINIISPIIINFFVPNYRDEQNSKAVENLIIQHCKYEVDRYIDNITIKTDELIIKIYDEFKVDIYNKDEKLICEDYRGAREPFIKNCAGRLDIATQEGHKPTEHMEYKVFIPKKMKDNMYFYGFGERSGHLNKKYCHYINWNTDDPTPHGETYEKLYKSIPFFVTLKDEEAFGIFFDNTFETHFDLGKENSNYYYFASVDGNIDYYFIYGPSIKKVIKGYTYLTGTTPLPQLWTLGYQQCRWAYCPEENVYEIAKKFREKDIPCDTIYLDIEYMDDFRVFTWDKDKFKDPKNMIENLNNDGFKLVTIIDPGVKVDKGYKIYDEGLENNYFAIDKNGIVYTNWVWPGNSVFPDFMNSEVRKWWADNQKIMTDYGVSGIWNDMNEPASFNGPLPDDVKFNEDGNIIEHKEVHNIYGHMMDKATYEGIKNATNKRPFVVTRACYSGTQKYSTVWTGDNQSTWEHLRMSVPMLMNLGLSGMSFCGTDVGGFGYDCTPELLSRWVQVGTFTPLFRNHTTIYSRDQEPWAFGKLTEDINRKYIKLRYKLIPYMYDIFYKGEQSGLPIMRPLMLHYQNDHKTYEINDQFLFGENIMVAPVLEQGKQARMIYL; encoded by the coding sequence ATGTTTGGTAAAATAAGAAACTTTAAAGTAAATGAGAATATAGTGAAAGTAGAGTTTGAAAATATAGAAGCTAAAATAAATATAATAAGTCCTATTATAATAAATTTCTTTGTACCTAATTATAGAGATGAACAAAATTCAAAGGCAGTCGAAAATTTGATAATACAACACTGTAAATATGAAGTAGATAGATATATTGATAATATAACAATAAAAACAGATGAATTAATTATAAAAATATATGATGAATTTAAAGTTGATATATATAACAAAGATGAAAAATTAATATGTGAAGATTATAGAGGAGCTAGAGAACCTTTTATAAAAAATTGTGCAGGAAGATTAGATATTGCAACTCAAGAAGGACATAAACCAACAGAGCATATGGAGTACAAAGTATTTATACCTAAAAAAATGAAGGATAATATGTATTTTTATGGATTTGGGGAGAGAAGTGGCCATTTAAATAAAAAGTATTGCCATTATATAAACTGGAATACAGATGATCCAACACCACATGGTGAAACTTATGAAAAATTATATAAATCAATTCCCTTTTTTGTAACTTTAAAAGATGAAGAAGCATTTGGTATATTCTTTGATAATACATTTGAAACTCATTTTGATTTAGGGAAAGAAAATTCAAACTATTACTACTTTGCATCAGTTGATGGAAATATAGATTATTACTTTATATATGGACCATCTATTAAAAAGGTAATAAAAGGATACACTTACTTAACGGGGACGACTCCACTTCCACAACTTTGGACTTTAGGATATCAACAGTGTAGATGGGCATATTGTCCAGAAGAGAATGTATATGAAATAGCTAAGAAGTTCAGAGAAAAAGATATACCTTGTGATACTATATATTTAGATATAGAATATATGGATGATTTTAGAGTATTTACTTGGGATAAAGATAAATTTAAAGATCCTAAAAATATGATAGAAAATCTTAATAATGATGGATTTAAACTAGTTACTATAATAGATCCTGGTGTTAAGGTCGATAAAGGATATAAAATATATGATGAAGGTTTAGAAAATAATTACTTTGCAATTGATAAAAATGGAATAGTATATACAAACTGGGTATGGCCTGGAAACTCTGTATTCCCAGATTTTATGAATAGTGAAGTTAGAAAATGGTGGGCTGATAATCAAAAGATTATGACAGATTATGGTGTATCTGGTATTTGGAATGATATGAATGAGCCTGCTAGTTTCAATGGTCCTTTACCGGATGATGTTAAATTTAATGAAGATGGAAATATTATAGAACATAAAGAAGTACATAATATATATGGGCATATGATGGATAAAGCAACATATGAAGGTATAAAAAATGCAACAAATAAAAGACCTTTTGTAGTTACTAGAGCGTGTTATTCAGGTACCCAAAAATACTCAACAGTATGGACAGGAGATAACCAAAGTACATGGGAACACTTAAGAATGAGTGTACCAATGCTTATGAATCTAGGTCTTAGTGGCATGTCATTTTGTGGTACAGATGTTGGAGGGTTTGGATATGATTGTACTCCGGAGTTATTAAGTAGATGGGTTCAGGTAGGTACATTTACACCACTATTTAGAAACCATACAACAATATATTCAAGAGATCAAGAACCATGGGCATTTGGTAAATTAACTGAAGATATAAATAGAAAATATATAAAACTAAGATATAAATTAATACCTTATATGTATGATATATTCTATAAAGGTGAGCAAAGTGGTTTACCTATAATGAGACCTTTAATGCTTCATTATCAAAATGATCATAAAACTTATGAAATAAATGATCAATTTTTATTTGGAGAAAATATTATGGTTGCTCCAGTATTAGAACAAGGAAAACAAGCTAGAATGATATATTTA